In Leisingera sp. NJS204, the following are encoded in one genomic region:
- the fdhF gene encoding formate dehydrogenase subunit alpha encodes MSDKITFTLDGEQVTADAGLTIWEVANGRGLKIPHLCHKPQPGYRPDGNCRACMVEIEGERTLAASCIREPADGMVVTTNNARAENARKMVMELLVADQPKKEEAHDKSSHMWDMAELNGVTESRFPKLEEGRIPLLDDSHVAMSVNLDACISCGLCVRACREVQVNDVIGMAGRGHDAYPTFDIADPMGASTCVACGECVQACPTGALMPSAVLDDAGQGDLKDYDSETESVCPFCGVGCKVSLKVKDGKVKHIEGINGPANEGRLCVKGRFGFDYIHHPHRLTKPLIRRDDAPAKGLNVDPGNLSTHFREATWEEAMDLAGKSLMKLRDEDPKSVAGFGSAKCTNEEAYLFQKFIRQGFKHNNVDHCTRLCHASSVAALIENVGSGAVTATFNEIENADVAIIIGSNPIENHPVAATYFKQFTKRGGKLIVMDPRGVGMRRFATEMLQFRPGADVSMLNAIMHVIVEEELYDSQYIHRWTENWEAEKEHLKQFTPEKMSEICGIEPDQLRRVARIFAGANAGLIFWGMGISQHIHGTDNSRCLISLALMTGNVGKPGAGLHPLRGQNNVQGASDAGLIPMFLPDYQTVTSDDVRKSFTDVWGGGDFSNEKGLTVTEIVDQAYAGNIKGMYIQGENPAMSDPDADHARDAFAKLELMIVQDIFLTETANYADIILPASALYEKNGTVSNTNRQVQRVRPAVAPPGEAREDWKVTVELAQRIGLPWDYKDVSEVFNEMKLNMKSLNNITWERLETETITYPSLHETDPGQAIVFGDGFPRPEGRARFTPASVIPPDEAPDAEYPMIMTTGRQLEHWHTGSMTRRSLVLDAVEPEANCSLNPKTLRAMGVEPGEMVRLSTRRGSIEIMARADRAIAEDMVFVPFAYVEAAANILTNPAIDPYGKIPEFKFSAVRVEKVESQIAAE; translated from the coding sequence ATGAGCGATAAAATCACTTTCACACTCGATGGCGAACAGGTCACGGCAGACGCAGGCCTGACCATCTGGGAAGTCGCCAACGGCCGCGGATTGAAGATCCCACATCTGTGCCATAAGCCGCAGCCGGGCTACCGTCCGGACGGCAACTGCCGGGCTTGTATGGTCGAGATCGAAGGCGAGCGCACGCTGGCGGCCTCCTGTATCCGCGAGCCTGCTGATGGCATGGTTGTCACCACCAATAACGCACGGGCTGAGAATGCCCGTAAGATGGTGATGGAACTTCTGGTGGCTGACCAGCCAAAGAAGGAAGAGGCGCACGACAAGTCCTCCCACATGTGGGACATGGCCGAGTTGAACGGCGTCACTGAAAGCCGTTTCCCCAAGCTGGAAGAAGGCCGCATCCCGCTGCTGGATGATAGCCATGTGGCGATGTCAGTGAACCTGGATGCCTGTATTTCCTGCGGTCTGTGCGTCCGCGCGTGCCGCGAAGTTCAAGTCAATGACGTGATCGGCATGGCCGGACGCGGCCACGATGCTTATCCGACATTTGACATTGCCGACCCGATGGGCGCGTCCACCTGTGTGGCCTGTGGTGAATGTGTGCAGGCCTGCCCGACCGGCGCGCTGATGCCTTCTGCGGTACTGGACGATGCAGGTCAGGGCGACCTGAAAGACTATGACAGCGAGACCGAAAGCGTCTGCCCGTTCTGCGGCGTCGGCTGCAAGGTTTCGCTCAAGGTCAAGGATGGCAAGGTCAAGCATATTGAGGGCATCAACGGCCCGGCAAACGAAGGCCGTCTGTGCGTCAAGGGCCGCTTTGGCTTTGACTACATCCACCACCCGCACCGCCTGACCAAGCCGCTGATCCGCCGTGACGATGCGCCGGCCAAGGGCCTGAATGTCGACCCGGGCAATCTCTCCACCCACTTCCGCGAAGCGACTTGGGAAGAGGCGATGGATTTGGCTGGCAAAAGCCTGATGAAGCTGCGCGATGAGGATCCGAAATCGGTTGCTGGTTTCGGCTCGGCAAAATGCACCAACGAAGAGGCTTATCTCTTCCAGAAATTCATCCGCCAGGGCTTTAAACACAACAACGTTGATCACTGCACCCGTCTTTGCCACGCATCTTCGGTTGCGGCGCTGATCGAAAACGTTGGCTCCGGTGCTGTGACCGCGACCTTCAACGAGATCGAAAACGCGGATGTGGCGATCATCATCGGCTCCAACCCGATCGAAAACCACCCGGTGGCGGCGACCTACTTTAAGCAGTTCACCAAACGCGGCGGCAAGCTGATCGTGATGGATCCGCGCGGCGTGGGCATGCGTCGCTTTGCGACCGAGATGCTGCAGTTCCGCCCTGGCGCGGATGTGTCGATGCTCAACGCGATCATGCATGTGATCGTCGAGGAAGAACTGTATGACAGCCAGTACATCCACCGCTGGACCGAGAACTGGGAAGCTGAAAAAGAGCATCTGAAGCAGTTCACACCCGAGAAGATGTCGGAAATCTGCGGCATCGAACCGGACCAGCTGCGCCGTGTGGCGCGGATCTTTGCTGGTGCAAATGCAGGGTTGATCTTCTGGGGCATGGGCATCTCCCAGCATATTCACGGCACCGACAATTCGCGCTGCCTGATTTCGCTGGCCCTGATGACCGGCAATGTGGGCAAGCCGGGTGCGGGCCTGCACCCGCTGCGCGGTCAGAACAACGTGCAGGGCGCGTCCGACGCGGGCCTGATCCCGATGTTCCTGCCGGATTATCAGACCGTGACCTCGGATGATGTGCGCAAGAGCTTCACCGATGTCTGGGGCGGCGGCGACTTCTCGAACGAGAAGGGCCTCACCGTGACCGAGATCGTTGACCAGGCCTATGCCGGCAATATCAAGGGCATGTACATTCAGGGTGAAAACCCGGCGATGTCCGACCCGGATGCCGACCACGCACGGGACGCCTTTGCCAAGCTGGAGCTGATGATCGTTCAGGATATCTTCCTGACCGAGACGGCGAACTATGCCGACATCATCCTGCCGGCCTCGGCGCTCTATGAGAAGAACGGCACCGTGTCCAACACCAACCGCCAGGTGCAGCGTGTTCGTCCCGCCGTTGCGCCTCCGGGTGAGGCGCGTGAGGACTGGAAAGTCACCGTGGAACTGGCGCAGCGCATCGGTCTGCCTTGGGATTACAAGGACGTCAGCGAAGTCTTCAACGAGATGAAGCTGAACATGAAGTCCTTGAACAACATCACCTGGGAGCGTCTGGAGACCGAGACCATCACCTATCCGTCGCTGCATGAGACCGACCCGGGTCAGGCGATTGTGTTCGGCGATGGCTTCCCGCGTCCCGAAGGCCGCGCCCGCTTTACTCCGGCCTCGGTGATCCCGCCGGATGAGGCGCCGGATGCGGAGTATCCGATGATCATGACCACCGGCCGCCAGCTGGAGCATTGGCACACCGGGTCGATGACCCGCCGCTCCCTGGTGCTGGACGCTGTTGAACCGGAAGCGAACTGTTCTCTCAACCCCAAAACCCTACGGGCGATGGGCGTGGAGCCGGGCGAGATGGTGCGCTTGTCCACCCGCCGCGGCTCGATTGAGATTATGGCACGGGCTGACCGGGCAATTGCCGAGGACATGGTGTTTGTGCCCTTTGCATATGTCGAGGCAGCAGCAAACATCCTGACCAACCCGGCTATCGACCCCTATGGCAAGATCCCCGAGTTCAAGTTTTCGGCTGTCCGGGTTGAGAAGGTAGAAAGCCAGATCGCTGCCGAGTAA
- a CDS encoding TetR/AcrR family transcriptional regulator → MDTQDITRTRLGDEDWLSAAYEVLTESGVEAVKVMPLAKRLGVARTSFYWHFKDREALLEAMVRRWEEKNTGNLIARSEAYAETIAEALFNLFDCWIDAGLFDSRLDLAIRNWARNDPDLQARLDQADTRREKALTEMFIRFGFDAGVALIRARAMIYTQIGYISMQVHESTEYRISLMPGWVEVFTGAPPSKRDLDRFLARHS, encoded by the coding sequence ATGGACACTCAGGACATTACCCGCACCCGGCTGGGTGACGAAGACTGGCTATCAGCCGCTTACGAAGTATTGACCGAGAGCGGCGTGGAAGCCGTGAAGGTGATGCCTCTGGCCAAGCGGCTTGGCGTGGCCCGCACCAGTTTCTACTGGCACTTCAAAGACCGCGAGGCGCTGCTGGAGGCGATGGTGCGGCGCTGGGAGGAAAAGAACACCGGCAACCTGATCGCCCGGTCCGAGGCTTATGCGGAAACCATTGCCGAGGCGCTGTTCAACCTGTTTGACTGCTGGATTGATGCAGGCCTGTTCGACTCCCGGCTGGATCTGGCGATCCGCAATTGGGCGCGCAACGATCCTGACCTGCAGGCACGGCTGGACCAAGCCGATACCCGGCGTGAGAAGGCACTAACAGAGATGTTCATCCGCTTTGGTTTCGACGCCGGCGTCGCACTGATCCGCGCCCGGGCGATGATCTACACCCAGATCGGCTATATCTCGATGCAGGTACACGAAAGCACGGAATACCGGATTTCACTTATGCCCGGCTGGGTTGAGGTTTTCACCGGCGCGCCGCCGTCAAAGCGGGATCTGGACCGTTTTTTGGCCCGCCACAGCTGA
- a CDS encoding NAD(P)H-dependent oxidoreductase subunit E: MAPLDDSKGVWKSGKGKGRKTPKGRQVDDIALSEVQELLGDRPRNRDLLIEFLHLIQDKYGCLSAAHIRALAEEMRTGQAEIYEVATFYAHFDVVKEGETPPPALTIRVCDSLSCELAGAEQLQKALEDGLDASQVRVLRAPCMGRCDTAPVLEIGHNHIDHATVEKVEAAIAADDTHAHIPEYETFAAYEAEGGYATLKDLRANGDWEAVQAKVKEAGLRGLGGAGFPSGTKWGFVRANEGPRYLAVNGDEGEPGTFKDRYYLERTPHVFLEGMLMAAWAVEAEKAFIYMRDEYPAVLAILATEIKALEDAGIVEAGYIDLRRGAGAYICGEESAMIESIEGKRGEPRHRPPFVAQVGVFGRPTLVHNVETLYWVCKINREGPECLNSVEKNGRKGLRSYSVSGRVKNPGVHLLPAGSTITDVIEACGGMLDGHAFKAYQPGGPSSGLLPASMHDIPLDFDTLQPHGTFIGSAAVVVLSDQDSARDAALNMLRFFEDESCGQCTPCRVGCEKAVKLMGEKKWDQGLLEELSAAMVDTSICGLGQAAPNPIRLTIKHFPEEV, translated from the coding sequence ATGGCACCATTGGATGATAGCAAGGGCGTATGGAAGTCCGGCAAAGGCAAAGGGCGCAAGACGCCCAAAGGCCGCCAGGTTGACGACATTGCGCTGAGCGAGGTTCAGGAGCTGCTGGGTGACCGCCCGCGCAACCGTGACCTCTTGATCGAGTTCCTGCACCTGATTCAGGACAAATACGGCTGCCTCAGCGCCGCGCATATCCGGGCGCTGGCGGAGGAGATGCGCACAGGCCAGGCGGAAATCTATGAGGTTGCAACCTTCTATGCCCATTTCGATGTGGTGAAGGAGGGCGAGACCCCGCCGCCCGCGCTGACCATCCGGGTTTGCGATTCGCTATCCTGCGAGCTGGCCGGCGCCGAACAGCTGCAGAAGGCGCTGGAAGACGGTTTGGACGCCTCCCAGGTCCGCGTGCTGCGCGCACCCTGCATGGGCCGCTGCGATACTGCGCCGGTTCTGGAAATCGGCCACAACCACATCGACCACGCCACGGTTGAAAAGGTCGAAGCAGCGATTGCGGCAGATGACACCCACGCGCATATCCCCGAATACGAAACCTTCGCGGCCTACGAGGCCGAAGGCGGTTATGCCACGCTGAAAGATCTGCGTGCCAACGGCGACTGGGAAGCGGTTCAAGCGAAAGTCAAAGAAGCCGGCCTGCGCGGTCTTGGCGGTGCTGGCTTCCCGTCCGGAACCAAATGGGGTTTTGTGCGTGCCAACGAAGGCCCGCGCTATCTCGCCGTGAACGGCGACGAGGGTGAGCCCGGCACATTCAAGGACCGCTACTATCTGGAACGTACCCCGCATGTCTTCCTTGAAGGGATGCTGATGGCCGCCTGGGCGGTAGAGGCCGAGAAAGCCTTTATCTACATGCGTGACGAATATCCGGCGGTGCTGGCAATCCTCGCAACCGAGATCAAGGCGCTGGAAGACGCCGGCATCGTTGAGGCAGGTTATATCGATCTGCGCCGCGGGGCTGGTGCCTATATCTGCGGTGAAGAAAGCGCGATGATCGAGTCCATCGAAGGCAAGCGCGGCGAGCCGCGCCACCGTCCGCCGTTTGTAGCGCAGGTGGGTGTTTTCGGTCGTCCGACCCTCGTGCATAACGTCGAAACCCTGTATTGGGTCTGCAAGATCAACCGCGAAGGTCCGGAATGCCTGAATTCGGTTGAAAAGAACGGCCGCAAGGGTCTGCGCAGCTATTCGGTCTCGGGCCGCGTGAAGAACCCGGGCGTGCATCTGCTGCCCGCCGGCTCCACCATCACCGATGTTATCGAGGCCTGCGGCGGAATGCTGGATGGCCACGCCTTCAAGGCATACCAGCCGGGCGGCCCGTCCTCCGGCCTGTTGCCTGCGTCGATGCACGACATCCCGCTCGACTTTGACACGTTGCAGCCGCATGGCACCTTTATTGGCTCCGCTGCCGTTGTGGTGCTGTCCGATCAGGACTCGGCCCGCGACGCCGCGCTGAACATGCTGCGCTTCTTCGAAGATGAAAGCTGCGGCCAGTGCACCCCCTGCCGGGTGGGCTGCGAGAAGGCCGTCAAGCTGATGGGCGAAAAGAAGTGGGATCAGGGGCTGTTGGAAGAGCTGAGTGCCGCGATGGTTGATACGTCGATTTGCGGGCTGGGCCAGGCAGCGCCCAACCCGATCCGCCTGACCATCAAACACTTCCCCGAGGAGGTATAA